The following proteins are encoded in a genomic region of Fervidobacterium pennivorans DSM 9078:
- a CDS encoding FmdB family zinc ribbon protein, giving the protein MPMYRYVCENCGNEEVHMHGFNESPTISCSACGGRMTKTIGRVGIVFKGSGFYITDSRKSTTSKNENE; this is encoded by the coding sequence ATGCCAATGTACAGATACGTGTGTGAAAACTGCGGAAACGAAGAAGTTCACATGCATGGATTCAACGAATCTCCAACGATATCATGCTCTGCGTGTGGTGGCAGGATGACAAAAACGATAGGTAGAGTAGGAATTGTATTCAAAGGTAGTGGCTTCTATATCACTGACAGCAGAAAATCAACAACATCAAAAAACGAAAACGAATAA
- a CDS encoding cold shock domain-containing protein yields the protein MKGTVKWFDAKKGYGFITKEDGEDIFVHYSAIQVEGFKTLKEGDKVEFDVQNGAKGPQAANVKIIK from the coding sequence ATGAAAGGTACAGTTAAGTGGTTTGATGCAAAGAAAGGTTACGGTTTCATCACAAAAGAAGACGGAGAAGACATCTTCGTTCACTACAGTGCTATTCAAGTTGAAGGATTCAAAACACTCAAAGAAGGCGACAAAGTCGAGTTTGATGTTCAGAACGGTGCAAAAGGTCCTCAGGCAGCCAACGTAAAGATTATAAAGTAA
- a CDS encoding cold shock domain-containing protein: protein MKGTVKWFDAKKGYGFITKEDGEDIFVHFSAIQVDGFKTLKEGDKVEFDVQNGAKGPQAANVRLSK, encoded by the coding sequence ATGAAAGGTACAGTTAAGTGGTTTGATGCAAAGAAAGGCTACGGTTTCATCACAAAAGAAGACGGAGAAGACATTTTTGTTCACTTCAGCGCTATTCAGGTTGATGGGTTTAAAACACTCAAGGAAGGCGACAAAGTAGAATTTGATGTTCAGAACGGTGCAAAAGGTCCTCAGGCAGCCAACGTAAGGCTTTCAAAGTAA
- a CDS encoding putative glycoside hydrolase, which yields MRKDKKTEKEYRKLNKIYQLSRSGKLMIERIRKTKLKIGIVASLVFLITFIIFFTLIFPENGVISTKKLENLNFSSNSAATYLEAPHLTTIMDSVTTYSTDTFFYIKIFPPTTNELSEASLVLLKPQLTNTNLSNANVENNNSQSEQNEGQSSEESQNSFNTEQTNQKGTHESNAKENEVEPIKQSQDVDIKTGITVSPSKYHYVIAYNINVFDSPENGKVIDKLKYATYVEKLDEVTYNELNFSKVRYNTPNGFKEGWVRSSSLSNSLKSITGEEYDELVFEPFKKIKARIDDVRGIYLTRTSVSNVQKIQQWTEFAKATNINAFVIDVKDDEGFMLFETNAAAEIVPEANAKAFYKKEEMKKIVKELKDQGLYLIARIVCFKDPSYARAHKDRAIVYKDTGEPYMGIYKVPWASAYDRQLWEYNVRVAIEAAEVGFDEIQYDYVRFPELTKETRQRVNLRQVGDESFAEAIQKFLIYSKRKLEPYNIPLAADVFGLVSTAVDDVGIGQYWEAISNVVDYICPMFYPSHYAPGSFGLSVPDAYPYETIYNALKDGIRRNLHVPTPARIRPWLQSFTATWIKGHIVYDEEAIRKQVKAVKDLGINEYMLWNASNNYKKMWYE from the coding sequence ATGAGAAAAGACAAAAAAACAGAAAAAGAGTACCGAAAATTGAACAAGATTTATCAACTTAGCCGAAGCGGAAAGTTGATGATAGAAAGAATCCGAAAAACGAAACTCAAAATTGGCATAGTTGCCTCATTGGTTTTTCTCATAACCTTTATCATATTCTTTACGTTGATATTTCCTGAAAATGGTGTTATAAGCACAAAAAAATTGGAAAACTTAAACTTCTCTTCAAATAGTGCAGCAACTTATTTAGAGGCACCGCACTTAACGACCATAATGGATAGTGTCACTACATATAGCACTGATACATTTTTTTACATCAAGATATTTCCACCAACAACAAATGAACTCTCAGAAGCCAGTTTGGTCTTACTGAAACCACAATTGACCAATACCAATTTATCAAATGCAAACGTTGAGAATAACAATAGCCAATCAGAGCAAAACGAAGGACAATCAAGTGAAGAAAGCCAGAATTCCTTTAACACAGAACAAACTAACCAAAAAGGTACCCACGAGAGTAATGCTAAAGAAAACGAAGTAGAACCTATAAAGCAAAGCCAAGATGTGGACATTAAAACTGGCATTACCGTTTCGCCCTCCAAATATCATTACGTTATTGCTTACAATATCAATGTTTTTGACTCCCCTGAAAACGGAAAGGTTATAGACAAGCTGAAATACGCTACGTATGTTGAAAAGCTAGATGAAGTTACGTACAACGAACTTAATTTCTCAAAAGTCAGATATAATACACCAAATGGATTTAAGGAAGGATGGGTCCGTTCAAGCTCGTTAAGCAACTCGTTAAAATCTATAACAGGTGAAGAATACGACGAACTCGTATTCGAACCCTTCAAAAAGATTAAGGCAAGAATCGATGATGTAAGAGGTATATACCTCACAAGAACATCAGTTAGTAACGTTCAAAAGATACAACAGTGGACAGAATTTGCAAAAGCAACAAATATAAACGCATTTGTTATAGATGTTAAAGACGATGAAGGATTTATGCTTTTCGAAACAAATGCCGCAGCTGAAATTGTTCCTGAAGCAAATGCTAAGGCTTTCTATAAAAAAGAAGAAATGAAGAAGATCGTAAAAGAACTTAAGGACCAAGGCTTATACTTAATCGCAAGAATTGTTTGTTTTAAGGATCCTTCTTATGCACGTGCTCACAAAGACAGGGCGATAGTATACAAAGACACTGGAGAACCTTACATGGGAATCTACAAAGTACCGTGGGCATCGGCATACGATAGACAGCTTTGGGAGTACAACGTTAGGGTCGCTATAGAAGCAGCCGAAGTTGGTTTCGACGAAATTCAATATGATTACGTCAGATTTCCAGAGCTCACCAAGGAAACTCGCCAGCGCGTAAATTTGAGACAGGTCGGAGATGAGTCCTTCGCAGAAGCTATTCAGAAGTTTTTAATTTACTCAAAAAGAAAGCTTGAACCTTACAACATTCCTTTGGCAGCGGATGTTTTCGGACTTGTATCAACTGCTGTTGATGACGTAGGTATCGGTCAATATTGGGAAGCTATTTCGAACGTTGTTGACTACATATGTCCGATGTTTTACCCGAGTCATTATGCACCAGGCTCTTTTGGGCTCAGTGTACCTGATGCGTACCCATATGAGACGATTTACAACGCTCTAAAAGACGGAATTAGGAGAAATCTGCATGTACCAACCCCTGCGAGAATAAGACCTTGGCTCCAGTCATTTACTGCAACGTGGATTAAAGGACATATCGTATACGACGAAGAGGCTATTCGAAAACAAGTAAAAGCTGTTAAAGATTTAGGAATAAACGAATACATGTTATGGAACGCGTCAAACAATTATAAGAAAATGTGGTACGAATGA
- a CDS encoding Na+/H+ antiporter NhaC family protein: protein MEHYGWLSLLPPVITVALALLTKEVIFSLFTGVFVGYLIVNGWNPVTALIDATDGIANSLNDGWNIRIILFCALLGAFVGLMQATGAASAFGKWMASKVKSRKGTLIITWLFGIFIFIDDYFNSLTIGTVMRPVTDEQKISRAKLAYILDSTAAPVSVLAPISSWVVTIMSIIKGSDGFSKLGVSEFTFFILLIPINLYAILAILMVLQTILRRDFGPMAKSENRALKGLGLYNAEFGQPTGEVKEGIVVKERARAIDMILPILVLVGLAVIFFPITTYLGAIDGENIHTFSEAVKSMTLKEAFNNTDASKALFYASLFTLVFASIYFMLRGLLTIQKVGEAIVGGIKSMVPALVILTLAWTIGTVIKSSPEDGGLGLSKYLAHVVTSGGFPLWALPVVVFIIAAAISFATGTSWGTFAIMIPIAMPIAIALAEKTGANLLNSALITVGASIGGAIFGDHCSPISDTTILSSTGAGCPHLEHVATQMPYATFVMVISALGYLIAGIFNSPVAGFVSALIVFFIAYEVMIRVRKPVEE, encoded by the coding sequence ATGGAACACTATGGTTGGCTGAGCTTGTTACCGCCAGTTATTACTGTTGCGTTAGCACTTTTGACTAAAGAGGTTATCTTTTCTCTCTTCACAGGAGTGTTTGTAGGGTATCTTATAGTCAACGGCTGGAATCCTGTTACTGCTTTAATTGATGCTACAGACGGTATCGCTAATTCGCTTAACGATGGGTGGAACATAAGAATCATATTGTTCTGTGCTCTCCTTGGTGCTTTTGTTGGTCTGATGCAAGCAACAGGTGCCGCAAGTGCCTTTGGAAAATGGATGGCTTCGAAGGTTAAGAGTAGAAAGGGTACGCTTATCATAACATGGCTTTTTGGTATCTTCATATTCATCGATGATTATTTTAATTCCTTAACAATAGGCACCGTTATGAGGCCTGTTACTGATGAACAAAAGATTTCAAGAGCGAAACTCGCGTATATATTGGATTCAACGGCAGCCCCAGTAAGTGTCTTGGCGCCTATTTCAAGCTGGGTGGTTACTATAATGAGTATCATCAAAGGTTCAGATGGCTTTTCAAAGCTTGGTGTTAGTGAATTCACATTCTTTATCCTACTCATACCTATAAATCTATACGCAATACTAGCAATACTTATGGTTCTTCAAACCATACTCAGAAGGGACTTCGGGCCAATGGCAAAAAGTGAAAACCGAGCGCTCAAAGGTTTGGGACTTTACAATGCAGAATTTGGTCAACCAACAGGTGAAGTTAAAGAAGGTATAGTTGTCAAGGAACGGGCTAGAGCGATTGACATGATTTTGCCAATTCTTGTTCTTGTCGGTCTTGCGGTGATTTTCTTCCCAATTACTACATACCTTGGAGCGATAGACGGAGAAAACATACATACATTTTCAGAAGCAGTGAAGTCTATGACACTCAAAGAAGCGTTTAACAACACTGATGCCTCCAAGGCCTTATTTTATGCATCGTTGTTTACATTAGTTTTTGCGTCGATATATTTTATGCTAAGAGGATTACTTACAATCCAAAAAGTTGGAGAAGCTATTGTTGGTGGTATAAAGTCAATGGTTCCAGCACTTGTTATATTGACCCTTGCTTGGACGATAGGAACGGTTATTAAGAGTTCACCGGAAGATGGTGGATTGGGACTTTCGAAGTATCTTGCTCATGTAGTCACAAGCGGCGGTTTTCCATTGTGGGCTTTACCGGTTGTTGTGTTTATAATTGCAGCAGCTATTTCTTTCGCCACAGGGACAAGCTGGGGAACGTTTGCGATAATGATTCCTATTGCCATGCCAATTGCTATAGCGCTCGCTGAGAAAACAGGTGCTAACCTTTTGAACAGCGCACTTATTACAGTTGGTGCTTCAATTGGCGGTGCGATTTTTGGAGACCACTGTTCACCTATATCAGATACTACGATTTTATCTTCAACAGGAGCTGGTTGCCCGCATCTTGAACATGTCGCCACACAGATGCCTTACGCTACGTTTGTTATGGTAATCTCTGCACTGGGTTATTTAATTGCCGGTATATTTAATAGTCCAGTAGCTGGTTTCGTTTCGGCTCTTATAGTGTTTTTCATCGCTTATGAAGTCATGATACGCGTTAGAAAACCTGTTGAGGAATAA
- a CDS encoding ferritin-like domain-containing protein — MTGRELFNIAIKVESAGYAYYSKLSEKSTGQLKEFFKELAEQEREHAKRFEELMKKYQEDQSLATWQNEEVSGYAETYAKAFIFPEIENETVPETIFGALKKAIEVEKDSIIYYNEIKQIVPDPKPIEEIINEEKEHLRKLSEKLQSEDLSTYSEGSMI, encoded by the coding sequence ATGACAGGGAGAGAACTTTTCAACATCGCTATCAAAGTAGAATCAGCGGGCTACGCTTACTACTCTAAACTATCCGAAAAGTCTACAGGGCAACTCAAAGAATTCTTCAAAGAACTTGCAGAGCAAGAAAGAGAACATGCAAAAAGATTCGAGGAACTAATGAAAAAGTACCAAGAAGACCAATCACTGGCAACTTGGCAAAATGAAGAAGTGAGCGGTTATGCAGAAACTTACGCAAAAGCTTTTATCTTCCCGGAAATTGAAAACGAAACGGTTCCGGAAACTATCTTTGGTGCTTTGAAAAAAGCTATAGAGGTCGAGAAAGATTCGATAATTTATTATAATGAAATCAAACAAATAGTTCCCGACCCAAAACCAATTGAGGAAATCATCAATGAAGAAAAGGAACATCTTAGAAAGTTGTCCGAAAAACTTCAAAGCGAGGATTTATCAACGTACAGTGAAGGAAGCATGATTTAA
- the ndk gene encoding nucleoside-diphosphate kinase, producing the protein MERTFIILKPNAVRRGLIGEILKRFEQRGIKIVGLKFLWMTQEQCEKLYEPHKGKPFYEELVNFMMSGPVVAMVVEAPRVIEMVRHIVGATDPLKAEAGTIRGEFALTVTKNLIHASDSVENAEREMSIFFSPEDLIEYKLDIQDDI; encoded by the coding sequence TTGGAGAGAACTTTTATAATACTTAAGCCAAACGCAGTTAGAAGAGGGCTCATTGGAGAGATATTGAAAAGATTCGAGCAAAGAGGAATAAAAATCGTCGGTCTAAAGTTTCTTTGGATGACACAGGAGCAATGTGAAAAACTGTATGAACCACACAAAGGTAAACCATTTTACGAAGAACTTGTGAACTTCATGATGAGCGGACCTGTTGTGGCAATGGTTGTAGAAGCACCGAGAGTAATAGAAATGGTAAGACACATCGTTGGAGCAACTGATCCACTTAAAGCAGAGGCGGGAACAATAAGGGGAGAGTTTGCACTAACCGTAACTAAAAATCTCATCCACGCAAGTGATTCTGTTGAAAATGCCGAAAGAGAAATGTCCATATTCTTCTCACCAGAGGATTTGATAGAGTATAAACTTGATATACAAGACGATATTTGA
- a CDS encoding S4 domain-containing protein has translation MRLDKFLKTNRIIKRRTVAQEVAKAGLVKKDGRILKPSYEVKPGDILEVSYGRRTLKILVTDDMKYQILEERFRGDEDEESN, from the coding sequence ATGCGTTTGGATAAATTTCTTAAAACAAACCGAATAATAAAAAGAAGAACCGTAGCTCAAGAAGTTGCAAAGGCTGGACTTGTGAAAAAAGATGGAAGGATTCTAAAGCCATCCTACGAAGTCAAGCCCGGAGATATTTTGGAAGTTTCATACGGTAGACGTACTTTGAAAATTTTAGTTACCGATGATATGAAATACCAAATTCTTGAGGAAAGATTCCGAGGTGACGAAGATGAGGAGTCTAATTGA
- a CDS encoding transglycosylase domain-containing protein produces the protein MKKFLFTLFLTFFFLSLFTPLVIYNRYTANLSAPQNKIPTSLVVEYSDGTPLYSPKTVWVDFDDIPVLVKDSVIVSEDKRFYTHSGVDLIGVARALFTIITTDEIQGGSTITQQLARTLYLSQERTWKRKIKEALIALWLEQNYSKNEILEMYINSVYLGNGVYGFPAAAKFYFNKTLEQLTPLEIAMLTATLRSPEKANPLKELNKDFTKNVLRKMKEAGVLTELEYSRALEELKNIDIRNTNDFARSFDQDLFWIIVTELKELGFELGDLRNGFRVRTTIDKKLQELLVSNITKDQWAGLIVEHSTGKIRAAYGLGIINGRRQLGSAIKPFYYYLAFMAGYNLDDFLPDNPIKIGRWEPENFDKKFRGKVTIEYALAHSLNIPSINLFLKLGQGNVTNFLKNTLMISGFYPNDATLALGTLETSVADVAQGYSAIFTGGLVIRPRIVEYVKDKNGYVYYSYKPALVNVVKPPKEFDKRTPLEASILTLRAMEKVVTEGTSRSAQMPGRKIYGKSGSAENYAWFVGGDGKYLFILARDNVKEVSGLVVTPKWREIAVKTEIGYTPISLPINSKIQRFNVMGDSENLTEPKTVTGEAPESTSTTSQPETINSVQETNQNKPIKLSREEIVSRVKTSSITANELVEVLKSYSPDERRTILSEINSLSQELAAEVYQKLLDQGIEF, from the coding sequence TTGAAGAAATTCTTGTTCACATTATTTTTAACATTTTTCTTTTTGTCCCTGTTTACACCTCTTGTGATCTACAACAGATATACTGCAAATCTCTCAGCGCCACAGAACAAAATTCCAACAAGCCTGGTTGTTGAATATTCTGACGGGACACCATTGTACAGTCCAAAGACTGTTTGGGTTGATTTTGATGATATTCCAGTACTCGTTAAGGACAGTGTGATAGTATCTGAAGATAAGAGGTTTTACACTCACAGTGGTGTCGACCTTATAGGAGTAGCTAGGGCTCTTTTTACGATAATCACCACCGATGAAATTCAAGGTGGAAGCACCATTACTCAACAGTTAGCAAGAACTTTGTATCTCTCACAGGAGAGGACTTGGAAACGCAAGATAAAAGAGGCACTTATTGCACTTTGGTTGGAACAAAATTACTCAAAAAATGAGATTTTAGAAATGTATATAAACTCTGTATACCTAGGTAATGGAGTTTACGGTTTTCCAGCAGCTGCAAAATTTTACTTTAACAAAACCCTGGAACAACTAACACCTCTTGAAATTGCAATGCTCACTGCAACACTCAGATCTCCGGAAAAAGCCAATCCATTGAAAGAGCTGAATAAAGACTTCACAAAAAACGTTCTGAGAAAAATGAAGGAGGCCGGAGTATTAACTGAACTTGAATATTCACGTGCGTTGGAGGAACTTAAAAATATAGATATAAGAAACACAAATGATTTTGCACGTTCATTTGATCAGGATCTCTTTTGGATAATTGTTACAGAACTCAAAGAGCTTGGATTTGAACTCGGAGATTTAAGAAATGGCTTCAGAGTTAGGACTACAATTGACAAGAAGTTGCAAGAGCTTTTAGTTTCTAACATAACCAAAGACCAATGGGCTGGGTTGATAGTTGAGCATTCAACAGGAAAAATAAGAGCAGCGTATGGACTTGGTATAATTAATGGGCGTCGGCAGCTTGGTTCAGCTATAAAACCATTCTACTATTACCTTGCATTTATGGCAGGGTACAATCTTGATGACTTTCTTCCGGACAATCCTATCAAAATTGGGCGATGGGAACCAGAAAACTTTGACAAGAAATTCCGAGGGAAAGTAACTATTGAATATGCGCTCGCACACTCTTTGAACATACCATCTATCAATTTGTTTTTGAAACTTGGACAAGGAAATGTTACGAATTTCCTAAAGAATACATTGATGATATCAGGTTTCTATCCTAACGATGCCACTTTGGCACTTGGGACCTTAGAAACATCCGTTGCCGATGTTGCGCAAGGTTATTCAGCAATATTTACTGGAGGTTTAGTCATCAGACCACGAATTGTTGAGTACGTTAAGGATAAGAATGGGTACGTATACTATTCGTACAAACCTGCTTTAGTAAATGTTGTTAAACCACCCAAGGAATTTGATAAAAGGACACCGCTAGAAGCTTCTATCCTGACACTCAGGGCAATGGAAAAAGTAGTTACCGAAGGAACTTCCCGGTCTGCACAAATGCCTGGAAGAAAAATATACGGAAAATCAGGTTCTGCGGAAAACTATGCGTGGTTTGTTGGGGGAGACGGAAAATACCTCTTCATACTGGCGAGGGATAACGTAAAGGAAGTCAGTGGTCTTGTAGTAACTCCAAAGTGGAGAGAGATAGCTGTCAAAACTGAAATAGGATACACTCCAATTTCTTTACCGATTAACAGTAAGATTCAAAGATTCAACGTCATGGGCGACTCCGAAAACCTTACAGAACCTAAAACAGTTACAGGTGAGGCTCCAGAAAGCACTTCAACTACCTCACAACCAGAAACAATAAATTCCGTTCAAGAAACAAATCAAAATAAACCAATAAAACTGTCTCGGGAAGAGATTGTTTCCAGGGTGAAAACATCCTCAATTACAGCAAACGAGCTTGTTGAAGTTTTGAAATCATATAGTCCAGATGAAAGAAGAACCATCCTTTCTGAAATAAACTCTTTGTCGCAAGAACTTGCGGCGGAAGTCTATCAAAAGCTATTAGACCAAGGTATAGAGTTTTAA
- a CDS encoding CapA family protein, translated as MDLSNAYKMEKVYKVSFWAIFLYMNLFASSFLFSIEITFSFVGDVMFHMPTVNSAYSNGKYHFENIFEHIKKYIEKSDIAFCNLETTLGGQPHTGYPRFSSPDEVLDALKYAGFDIINVANNHMLDRGVLGLKRTLEQIKKHELIYVGARSTPLEELYKIIEVKGLRISFVSFTYSTNGIPIDEKYKYMFMYISKQTLLSILNEMKKISDVLIVYFHYGNEYETTPTKEQIELAYLALDNGADMVIASHPHVLQHIELVEYGPKTKLIAYSLGNFLSNMKAPGTDEGVILNVTYHPIKGVVDVTPILTWVHCYKLAGKSYYRILPAADFTLYPDELLTKTDTKRLAQIAQKKLSEQKVKRPLISKTSSNLNTSLKNYFYKQLMNSLILLH; from the coding sequence ATGGATTTATCAAATGCATATAAAATGGAGAAAGTTTACAAAGTCAGCTTTTGGGCAATCTTTCTTTACATGAATCTTTTCGCCAGTTCTTTTTTATTTTCCATAGAGATAACATTTTCATTCGTTGGCGATGTTATGTTCCATATGCCTACTGTAAATTCCGCCTATTCGAATGGAAAGTACCATTTTGAAAATATCTTTGAACACATTAAAAAATACATTGAAAAAAGTGATATTGCCTTTTGTAACCTTGAGACTACTCTTGGTGGCCAACCGCATACTGGCTACCCACGGTTCTCTTCACCTGATGAAGTGCTTGATGCATTGAAATATGCAGGGTTCGATATTATCAACGTGGCAAATAATCACATGCTTGATAGAGGTGTCTTAGGATTGAAGAGAACGTTGGAACAAATAAAAAAACACGAATTAATATACGTAGGTGCTCGTTCCACTCCACTTGAGGAACTGTACAAGATTATTGAAGTGAAAGGTCTTAGAATTTCATTTGTTTCATTCACTTATTCAACAAATGGTATTCCTATTGATGAAAAGTACAAATACATGTTCATGTATATCTCAAAACAAACACTTCTTTCGATTCTTAATGAAATGAAAAAGATATCAGATGTGCTCATAGTCTATTTTCACTATGGAAACGAATACGAAACAACCCCTACAAAAGAGCAAATAGAACTTGCATACCTTGCGTTGGACAACGGTGCAGATATGGTTATTGCAAGCCATCCCCATGTTCTTCAGCACATTGAGCTTGTAGAATACGGCCCGAAGACAAAACTTATAGCTTACTCACTTGGTAATTTTCTTTCAAACATGAAAGCCCCTGGTACAGATGAGGGCGTAATACTAAACGTAACTTATCATCCTATAAAGGGCGTTGTTGATGTAACTCCTATTCTCACGTGGGTCCACTGTTACAAGTTAGCAGGTAAATCCTATTATAGAATATTACCTGCTGCAGATTTCACTCTATACCCCGATGAATTGCTAACAAAAACTGATACAAAAAGACTGGCACAAATAGCTCAGAAAAAATTGTCTGAACAGAAAGTAAAAAGACCGCTAATTTCGAAAACTTCTAGCAACCTTAATACTTCATTAAAGAATTATTTTTACAAACAACTTATGAACTCTCTTATACTTTTGCACTAA